AGTGTCCTCCCGCAGCCGCGAGAGGTAGTGCGGCACGATCCGCTCCACCGGGTACTCCGGCCGGCCGAGCAGCTCATCAAACGTCGGCAGCGTGCTCGGAATCTCCAGGGTCTTGAACACGCGCCCTTCCACGCGCGGGAAAAAGGGAAACGCCCCGCGCGTGTCGCTCGCGTAGAGCAGCCCCGCGTCGTCGTACACCTGACGGCTGCGCGCGTTGCTCTGCCAGCCGGGCGCACCCGCCGTCTGCGCCTGCGTCCCAAACACGCGGAAGAACTCCGTCCGCGCCGCCAGGAACTCCTCGTGAATCTCCGGTAGCGGCATCTTCTGCACGTAGTCCTGCCAGCGGTAGTGATTGTGACAGTGGATCCCCACCTCGAAGCCGGCATCGCGCACGCGGCGCATCACGTCGGTGTTGCGGCGGCCGATGTGCGGCGCCGGCAGGAGCGTGCCATTCAGGAGCGTGCGCACGCCGTACAGCTTCACCACCGAGGTGCGGCTCACCTTCTGGAAGAATCCGGGGCGGAACACCCGCGTGATCGCCCGGCCGGTCTGGTCCGGCCCCAGCGAGAACAGAAAACACGCCGGCACCTCAAACCGCTGGCAGTCCACCAGCATGTTCGGCACGCCGATACGCGTGCCGCGGTCCGTGTCCACATCGACTTTGAGCGCGAGCTTCAAGGGACCCGGACACTAACAACAACCAGCCCACCTCTGGAAAGCCGATATCGGAAGCCAGAAGCCAGAGGCCAGAAGCCGGCACAGGCCACCGGTCAAAACAGGAGCTCGGGCTTAACTCCGACATCTGATATGCGGCGCTTCCGGCTTCCGGCTTCCGGCTTCCGGCTTCCGGCTTCCGGCTTCCGGCTTCCGGCTTCCGGCTTCCGGCTTCCGGCTTCCGGCTTCCGGCTTCCGGCTTCCTCACTCCAGGCGGTAATCCTTGTGCGCGAGGTGGAAGTCCAGCGTGCGCTTGATGGCCGTCTTCAGGTCCACCTTCGGCGACCAGCCGAGCTGCCGCTTCACCGCGGCAATCGACGGCACGCGCTTCTGGATGTCCTGATAGTACTTTCCAAAGTACTTGCCCGAGGGCACGACCACCGTCTTCGCCGCCGCGGCATGCTCCGCGTATTCGGGATAATCCTTGAAGGCCGCGATGATGTACTTCGCCAGCTGCGCGACGCTCACCTCGTTCTTCGGGTTCCCGAGGTTGAAGATCTGGCGCGACGCGCGGCCGTCCTTGTTCTCGATGATTCGGAGCAGCGCATCCACGCCATCATCGATGAAGGTGAAAGAGCGGGTCTGACGGCCGCCGTCCACCAGCTGCAGCGGTTTCTTGAAGATCACGTTCGAGATGAACTGCGTGAACAGGCGCGAGCTGCCTTCCTTCGGCTCGAGCACGTCGTCGAGCTTCGGCCCGATCCAGTTGAACGGACGGAACAAGGTGTAATCGACGCCGTCGCGCACGCCGTACGCGTAGATCACGCGATCCAGGAGCTGCTTGGAGCAGGCATAGATCCAGCGCTGCCGCTCGATCGGACCATAGACCAACGCGCTCGTCGTCTCGTCGAGCACGCGGTCGGGACACATGCCGTACACTTCGGACGTCGAGGGGAAGATGATCCGCTTCTTGTACTTCACGCACTTGCGGACGACGTCGAGGTTCGCCTCGAAATCGAGTTCGAAGACCCGCAGCGGGTCCTTCACGTACTGGATCGGATTCGCGATCGCGACCAGCGGCAGCACCGCGTCGCACTTCTTCACGTGGTACTCGATCCACTCCCGGTTGATCGTCACATCGCCCTCGACGAACTTGAAGCGCGGGTTGCCCAAGCTGTCCTCCAGCTTGTGGCTGCCGATATCCATGCCATAGACCTCCCAATCCTTCTGCTTGAGGATGGCATGCGTGAGCGAGCTGCCGATGAACCCGTTCGCGCCGAGAATGAGAACTTTGAGAGCCATGGCTGAAACAAGACCGAAAGGCCCCCCGGCTGAAAGGCTGAAATCGGCGGCGCCCCGCGCCCGGTTTGTTGCCATTTGGCGTTAGCCGCAACGTCCGCCGCGCGGCCTGCACGCCGATCGGCCGCTCAGCTCGCGCCGCAGATCTCGCCCACGCGCAACTGCCGCGGCGCGCCGCGCCACTCCGTCCGCGTCAGCTCGATCGCGCCGTCACCCGTCGCCACGATCACCGGCGAAACCGACAGCACCTCGCCCGGCACGCCCCGCATCCCGGCCGCGGCCGCCGACTCCGGCTCCGCCCACCACACCATGAGCCGCGTGCCATTCACATCGGTGAACGCCCCGGGATACGGGTCCGTCACGGCGCGGATCAGGTTGAAGATCTGCCGCGTGCTCTGGTGCCAGTCGATGCGGCCGTCCTCCGGCTTGCGGCCGCCAAAGTACGTCGCCTGCGTGTCGTCCTGCGGCGTCTCCTTCGCTGTTCCTGCCAGCAACGCATCGATCTGCCGCGCCAGGACGCGTCGCGCGCAGGGCATCACCTTGCGAAACGCCTGCTCCGCCGTGTCGAGCGGCCCGATGTCCACGCCCTCCTGGTCCACGATCGCGCCGGCGTCGGCCGACTTCACCATGCGATGCAGGGTCATCCCGATCCGCGGCTCGCCATGGAGCACCGCCCAGTTGATCGGCGCCCGGCCGCGATAGCGCGGCAGGAGCGAGCCGTGCATGTTGAACGCGCCAAGCCGGGGCAGCGCCAGGATCTTCGAACTGATCATGTTCCGGTAGTACACCGAGAGAATCAGATCGGGCTGCAGCTCTCGGATCCGCTCGATCCACTCGGGCGTGTTCACCTTCTCCGGCGTGTACACCGCGATGCCCTTCTCCCGCGCCGCGAGCGCCGGTGTCTTGAACCAGATCTTCTCGTTCGGGTTATCCTCGTGCGTGATCAGCGCGACGACGTTGTCCCCGCGCTCGAGCAGGAGCGACAGGCACTCGTAGCCGACTTCACTGTAGCCGAAGAAAAGGATGCGCGGAGCCATGGGGTGCGCACATTGGCGCGATTCCGATCGCGCCGGAAGCCAGGAAACAAGTCCGTCGGCAGGTTGCGGAAATTTCCCAGTCCGACTTCATACCGGCCATGCGCCGCCACGTTGCCATCCTGGTGTTTCCCGAGGTCGAGGTCCTGGACTTCGCCGGTCCGTTCGAGGTGTTCGGCGTCGCCGACGAGCTCAGCGGCCACACGCTCTTCCACCCGTTCACGATCGCCGAGTCCCCGTCGTCCGTCCGCGCCCGCAACGGGCTGCAGATCGTCCCCACCCACACGCTCGAGTCCGCCCCGCGTCCGCACGTGCTGATCATCCCCGGCGGCGCCGGCACTCGTCCGCTGCTGAAGAAGCCCGCCCTGCTGGAGTGGATCCGCCACCGCGCCGAAACCGCCGAGATCGTCGCCTCGGTCTGCACCGGTTCCCTTGTCCTCGCCCAGGCCGGTCTCCTGAAGGGCCTGCGCGCGACCACCCACCACGAGAACCTCGACGAACTCGCCCAGCTCGCGCCGGACACCACGGTGGTGCGCGACCAGCGCTTCGTGGACAACGGCCGTATCCTTACCTCAGCCGGCATCTCCGCGGGCATCGAACAATCCCTCCACCTCGTCTCCCGCCTGCACAGCCCCGCCCTCGCCGAACAAACGGCCAGGTACATGGAGTACTCGCCGGCGCCGCTGACGCCGGCGAAGTGAGGAGTGAATGTGAGAGTGAAGGTGTGCGCGCGGAATCGGGCGTGAGGAGCTAAGCGGACGGGTGTATTGGACCGCACCCTCGTTCTCGTTCTCGTTCTCGTTCTCGTTCTCGTTCTCGTTCTCGTCCTCGGGCTCGGGCTCGTCACAGAGCGCCCGGAGGCCGGAGGAGGTCACGGAGGAAAGCCGGCCCACCCGGATCTTCGCTCGGTGCCCCTCCTCCGATCTCGGTGGCCTCCGTGTCCTGCCTGGGTGGATTGAGCGCCCCCCCACTCTCACTTTCACTCCCGAAGGGCGTTCTCGCTCTCCGCGCCGCGCTGACGGCGCGCCGCGAAGGTGCAGACACGTCAGGACGTCCCGTGCAGGAGCCCAGGGCCGGAGGCTGCAATTATAATCTGCTTACCACGGGCAACTTGGAATAATGTCCAGATACTCGGCAGAATAATGTCCGGATACTCCGCCCCCCGTCAGAAGGCCGCTGGCCTCGTCATAAGGACAATCCCCCCGGGGCCGCCCGTCCTCAGGCGTTCACCGCCGTGAACGCCTTCGGGATGGCCGCCGTCAGCACCTCGGGCGCGCCGTCGGTCACGAGCACGTCGTCCTCGATGCGTACGCCGCCAATGTGCAGGTTGGCGTCCACGAGCGCCCAGTTGATGCAGTCGCGATAACGCTCGCGCCGCGCCGGATCGTTCAGCAGCGGCGGCACAAAATAGAGTCCCGGCTCCGCGGTCACGACGTACCCCGGGGCCAGCGGCAGATCCATGCGCAGCGACTTGAGCGAGGGACGCGGGTCCTTCGTCCGCCCCGGCGCCAGCCCGCTGCCGTCGCGCACCCCCAGCCCGACCATGTGGCCCACGCCATGTGGGAAGAACAGGAAGTGCGCCTCGCGCTCGATCAGCGTCGCCGGATCGCCGCGCATCACGCCGATCTCCACGAGCCCCATGACCATGTCACGCGCCGCCGCAAAATGGATGTCCTTCCACTCCGCCCCCGGTCGACAGCGTGCGATCGTGTTCTCCTCCGCCTGCAGCACGAGGCGGTACAGGTCGCGCTGCAGTCCGGTCGGCGTGCCGACAAAAAAAGTGCGCGTCACGTCCGCCGTGTAGCGGTCGACTTCGGCGCCGGCGTCGATCAGGACGAATTCGCCGGCACGCACCGCACGGTCGGATGGCTCAAAGTGCAACACCGCCGAGTTCGGCCCCGAGCCCACGATCGTGCCGAAGCCTGTGCGCGTGCCGCCGCCCCGGAAGAATCCCGCCTCGAGCTCAATCTGCAATTGCCGCTCGGTCACGCCCGCCCGCAGGAGGCCGGGCATGGCGTTGAACCCGTTCGCCGTGGCGGCCGCCGCGCGCCGCAACCGCGCGATCTCCCCGGCGTCCTTCGGTCGCCGCGCATGCGTGAACGCGCGTCGCACGTTCTCCGCCAGCGCCGGGTTGGCGACCACGCCCGCCACGGGTGCCCCGAGCGCGACCACCGGCCGGCCCGCCCGTTGCTGGAGCCACGCCGCGAACTCACCACGCAGCCGACCGGGCATCTGCGTGCGGCCTTCCCACACGCGCTCGCCCTCGGTCACCTCCGGCACGAACAGCTCCCAGCCGGCATCCGTGCGACCGCCCTTCGCCGCGTCGCGCGGATCAAACGCCACCACCGCGTCCACCGGCTCGTTCGCCGCCAGGTAGTAATACTCGGAATGCGCGCGAAAGGGATACGTCTGGTCGCTGCCCTCGGGCAGCGGCACCGGCACGCCCGACCCCACCACCAGGAGCGCATCGCCCAGCGGCAATGCCGCCCCCACCCGCGCCCGTCGCTCAGCCAGGAAAGTATTCATCCCGCCAATCGATAGGAGCGAACGCCGCCGAGGCAACCCACCGCTCGACGCCCGCGTGGCGGGCTCAGTTGGGGTCGGCCGTGACAAACTGCGGGTCGATCGCCGCCCGCACGCGCGCCGCAAACCGCGGCAACGGCGCGTCAAAATGCTCCCCGGCCCCGCTCGCCGCCGGCACGTAGATCCGCGCGATCGCCGGCGGCTGCGCCAGCGTCAGTGGCGTGAGTTCCCGCATCTGGTCCAGCGTTTGGCTCACGTACGACACCCGCACCACCGGCTGGCGATCGGCGCGGCGTTCGCGCAGCTCAAAGACCAGCGCGCCGCCCGGCAGGAGCGGGTTGCGCTGCGTGCCGGGCAGCCACCAGTTGAGCCCCAGCAGGCCGCCGAGGTTCGCGATGTTCGTGTCGTGGCCCACCACGATCACAACCTTGTGCCCGGGTCCGCCGAACGCCCGCGCGTCCGCCCGGCCCGACGCCGCCTGCTCGAGGCTCGCCAAGATGTGGCTCGCCAGATTCGAGCTCTGCACCTGCGCGGGATACGACGACGCTTGCGACAGCTCGAAATACAGCGAGTGCAGCGTCATCAGCTGCGTGATTCGCTCGGGCGTCGCGCGCCCCCAGCCCACCCGCTCCAGCGGGTTGCCGTTGCCGTACTCGAGCATCAGCACGTCCGTCATCGCCGAGCCGACGTACAAGGGTCCGCCCACCGAGAGGAGCCGGTCGGCGTTGCCGGGCGTCACGGTCGTGGTCGCAGGCAGCACCGGCTGCCTGCCCGCCGGCACCTCGCCCGACTCACCCACGAGGATCCGCTGCAGCGTCGCGAACGCCGCCTGGTTCGCCTGCACCGCGCGGTTGAGATCGCCTCCCACGCGACCCAGCACCGACGCCACCGCCTGCTGGCGATCGGGCTTCCCGAGCGGCACGCGCACTGGCAGGAACAGCGGGTCCAGCCCGTCATTCGGACGCGCTTGCACCGCGATCTCCACGCCCGGCAACAGCGCCGCGCCCAGCCCCCGGGCCGTCGCCAGCGTGCGTTCATCACTGTCCGATCGGAAATACACGCGGTCCGTGTCCCGCGCCACGTCGCCGGACAGCAACCCTTCCGCGACGAAACGCGCGCGGTAATACTCGCCCATGAGGGTCATCTGCCGCTTCCCGTGCGGCGTGAGATGACCCGGCGGCACCTCCCATTCCGGCAGCGGCTGCGCCGCATAGCGCGCCAGCGTCGTCCGTTGCGCCGGCAACGGCGACCTCACGCCATGCCGCGTCACGACGAGCACGAACTTCAGTTCGGTGTCGTCCGCCGGCTCGGCCGCGCGCACCGGCCGCAGGGTGCCGACGAGGATCACCAGGAACGCCACCACGAGCCCGCCGAGGGGAAACCGACGCATCATAGTGGCGCGGAGCGTACGGGTCGCGGTCGGCCCGGCCACCGCAAAAGCGGCCGCCCCCCGCCAGAATCCAGTTGTTCGCCCGACACTCCCGCCTACCGTGCGCGCCATGCGCATGCTCCGCTCCCTGCTCGCGGCCGGCGGTCTCCTCGCCGGCTCCGCGCTCCTCGCCGCCGAATCCTACCAGGAACGCGCCGATCGCTTCCTGAGCCTCGTCAACGCCTCCTACCAGGCGCTCACCACCGTCGACGGCGAAGCCCAGTGGGCTGCCGTCACCGACGTCTCACCCGCCCACGACGCCGGCTACGAGGCCGCCCACAAGGCGTACGCCGCCTTCAACGGCAACCCCGCCCTCATCAAGGAGGCGCGCGAACTCCTCACCCATCGCGCCGAGCTCAGGGAGATCACCTGGCGCCAGCTCGACCGCGTGCTGCTCAACGCCGCCGAGGGCCCGATGACCAACCCTCCCCTCGTCGCCGCCCGCATCGCCGCCGAGACCGCCCAGGCCTCCGTGCTCAACAGTTTCGAGTTCAAGCTCAAAGGCCGGAAGGTCACGGCCAACGACATCGACAACCTCCTCCAGTCCTCCACTGATCTCGCCGAGCGGCGCGCGGTCTGGGAGGCTTCCAAGGAGTCTGGCCGCGCCCTTAAGCCCGGCCTCATCAAGCTCCGCGACCTGCGCAACGGCGTCGCCCAGGAGATGGGTTTCAACGACTACTTCGCCCTTCAGGTCGCCGGCTACCAGATGAGCACCGACGAGATGCTGAAGCTGAATGAGGAGTTCATGCGGGTCCTGCGCCCGCTCTACCTCCAACTCCACACCTGGGTGAAGTACAAGCTCGCCGCCAAGTACGGCCAGCCCGTGCCGAAACGCATCCCGGCCCACTGGATCAACAACCGCTGGTCGCAGGAGTGGGACGGCCTGGTCGAGGCCGCCGACCTCACTCCGTTCTTCAAGGACCGCACCCCCGAGTTCATCATCAAGTCCGCCGAGCAGTTCTACACCGGCATCGGCTTCAAGCCGCTCCCGGCCTCGTTCTGGACCAAGTCCGACCTCTACCCCGTCCCCGCCGGCGATCCGCGCAAGAAGAACACTCATGCCTCGTGCTGGCACGTGAACCTCGATGACGACGTGCGCTCGCTCATGAGCATCGAGGCCAACCCGTGGTGGTTCTCCACCGCCCACCACGAGCTCGGCCACGGGTTCTACTTCCTCAGCTACTCCCGCCCCGAGGTCCCGCCGCTGCTCCGCACTGGCGCCAACCCGGCCTTCCACGAGGGTATGGGCGAGCTCATCGCCCTCGCCTCGTCCCAGGCGCCTTACCTGAAGTCCGTCGGTGTCCTGCCCGCCGACTTCAAGGCCGACGACAACGCGTTCCTCCTGTCCGCCGCCCTCGCCCCCGGCGTGCCGTTCATCTACTGGTCGTCCGGCGTCATGACGCACTGGGAGGCCGACATCTACGCGCACAAGCTCCCGCCCTCCGAATGGAACGCCCGCTGGTGGCAGTACGTTCGCGACTTCCAGGGCATCGAGCCTCCCGCCGACCGCGGCGAGGAGTTCTGCGATCCCGCCACCAAGACACACATCAACGACACGCCCTGCTACTACTACTCCTACGCGATCGCGCAGGTCATCAAGTACCAGCTCAACGACTACATCGCCAAAAACTTCCTCCACCAGCCGCCGCAGTCCTGCAACTACGCCCACAACCGCCAGGCCGGCGAATTTCTCCAGCGCATCATGGCCAAGGGCGCGACCGAGGACTGGCGCAAGGTCCTCAAGGACGCCACCGGCGAGGAGCTCTCCACCCGCGCCATGGTCGAGTACTACGCCCCGCTTATGCAGTGGCTGGAGAAGGAAAACGCCGGCCGCCCCATCGGCTGGGAGTAAAGTTCAATTATCGAGGGCCAGCGGTACCTCCATCCAAAGTGTCACGTATTACGTGACACTTTTTTTGCGCCCGTCCGGGGGAGGCAGTGTCACGGATTACGTGACCGTGGCCGACATCCCCAGAGGGGATCCGGCGCGGAACGGTCACGTATTGCGTGCCACCGGCGCCAGCTCCCTCCGCCCGAAAGTGTCACGTAATACGTGACACTTCCGGCATCGCTCTTCTGGTCAACTTTCATTGTTTTGTACAATTGCTTGCCACTTTTTTACCGGAGCGGAAGATGGCGCGGCCCCAACGGCATCAACATGCAATCTCCATCCCCCAACCGCTCCGGGACGGCGGTGCGCGATTCGCGCGACCGACGTCCTGTTTCCTCCCCCACCACTCCCGCTTCGACCGCGTCGGCCGCGGAGCCCGACCGACCGGCGCCCGCCGGCGACGCGCGCGCCCGGCCGGCCGGGCGCGTGCCGCTGCCGGTCTGGCGGCTGCAGCGCTGCGTGGACAAGGCTCACCTCGTCCAGGACACGATCGCCGACTTCTGCGCGCGCTTTGTCGACCCCCGGTCAGCGGGTTACGACGACCTGATCCAGGCCGGGCGGCGCACCGTCCAGCACCTGCTCGAGGCGGGCCGGTGCAGTGCCGCGCAGTGCGCCGAGGAACTCGCGGCCACGAAAGCCGCGCGCGCTGCGTTCCACGAGGTGCGGCTCGGACTCGAGGAGTTTCTCCGCGAACGCACGCTGCCGTACTGGCCGAAGGAGTCGCCGGAGGCCCAGACGGTCATCGCCGTGGGCCGGGCGCGACGCCCGGAAGAATCGGGTGCGGAGGCCGCGCCGCCGCCCCCGCAGACGCCCGCGGAGATGGCCGTGGCATATTCGATCTGGTTCGAGCATCGGGAGCCCGCCGTCGTCGCGAACGCCCTGATCTGCGTCATCTGCCAGACCTTGTATCTGGTGAATCAGCACATCCGCGGCCTCGAGCAGGTCTACGTGGCCGGCGGCGGCAGCCCGTCCGGCACGGCCACCCCGCCACCACGCCCCACCCCCGGCGCCGGCGCGGAATCCCCGACCGGCGACTCGCCCAACGCCCCGCTTCCCACCGGACCGGCCTGTCCACGCTGCGGCAGACCCATGGCGCTGCGTACCGTGCGCAACGGCCCACGCACCGGCGCGCAATTCTGGGGCTGTCGCGGGTATCCGGAATGCCTCGGCACCCGACAACTGCGGGCCCCGTCCGCCGAGTCCGCCGCCTGAGCGTCGCGCGACCGGCCCGGAAAGCCATCGCCGGGCCGGCGCCTCTCCGCCGGTTCCGCCTTTTCATGCCGGGCACGACGGCAATACTCCGCGGCACCCCATGAAACTCGCCGCCCTGCTCGCCTGCCTGCTCACCCTCACGCTCGCCGCCCGCGCGGCCGTCCAATCCGACATCGAATACGGCACGGCCGCGGGCGAAAGCTTGCGGCTCGACGCCTGCGTTCCCGCCGGTGACGGCCCGTTCCCGGCGGTGATCCTCGTGCACGGCGGCGCCTGGAGCGCGGGCGACAAGTCGGGCGGGCCGTCCAAGGGCTACATGGCCCCGCTGCATGACCCGCTCACCGCAAACGGCATCGCCTGGTTCTCGATCAACTATCGCCTTGCGCCAAAGCACCCGTACCCGGCGTGCATCGAGGACGTCGAGACCGCCATCCGCTGGGTGAAAGCCCACGCCGCCGAGTTCCACGTGGACCCGAAACGCATCGCGATCGCGGGCGAGTCGGCTGGCGCCCACCTTGTTGCGCTCGCCGCCACGCGGGCGGATGACCGCACGCGCGTGGCGGCCGTCGTCGCGTTCTACGGGCCATTCGATCTCGTGGGCCGATACCCGCACGGCGCCGCGCTCGGCCGGACCATGGCCGAGCTGATAGGCCGCGACAGTTTCGACGAGAAGTCCGCCGAGATCCTCCGCTCCGCGTCCCCGATCCACGGCATCAAGCCCGGCCTGCCCCCGTTTCTGCTGCTCCACGGCACCTCGGACAGCCGCGTGTCGCTCGACCAGTCGCTTCAGTTCCAGCAACGCCTCCAGCAGGCACAGGTGCCGGTCGAGCTCATCAAGATCAAGGGCGGCAACCACGGCATGCGGAGCTGGGACAACCTCGCCCCGCAGTACAAGCAGCAGGTGGTCGACTGGCTGAAGCGCACGCTGGTGCGCTAGGCTCGCCCGTCGCTCCGCTCCCCGGCCCTGCCACCCATGAAACGCGACCCGTCGGCAATCACACGCGTCCACCCATACGCCTGGCTCTGGGAGCCGCTCGAAGACGAGCCGACGTTTGTGCTCCGCGCGATGTTCGGGGCCAAGGCCGCCTACGTCGGCGGCAAGCTCATGCTTTGCTTCATCGCTCGCGCCGAGCCGTGGCGCGGGCTGCTCGTCTGCACCGAACGCGAGCACCACGAGGCGCTGCGCCAGGAGTTTCCGGCACTCACTCCCCACGCCATCCTGCCGAAGTGGCTCTACCTCGCCGACGACTCCGACGGCTTCGAGTCCACCGCCGCGCGGCTCGTGCAACTCGTCCGCCGCCGGGACCCTCGCATTGGCGTCGAGCCCGGCACCCGCCAGCGCGCGAAGGCGAAGCGCTCTGCCAAGACGAGACGTCAGAGGTCAGACGGCAGACGCCGGAAGCCGGAGGCCTGAAGCCGGAAGCCCGAAGCCGGAAGCCCGAAGCCGGAAGCCTGAAGCCGGAAGCCTGAAGCCAGAACAGATATCCGGATCTGACGCTTCTTTCCGACGTCTGACCTCTGACATCTGACATCCGGCCTCCGGCTTCAGGCCTCTGGCGTCCGGCTTCTGGCCTCTGGCTGCTACTCGCGGCGCAGCACGCCGGTGCGGTGCAGGTCCTCGAGGCCCTTCCTGAACGCGGTTGCTCCGCCCATTGCCGGATGCCGCACGGGCGGTAGCGCCTCCACGCCGAGACTCGCCAGCGTGCGGCCGGCGATCTGGCCAACCGGCACGACCGCCGCGCCCGCAAAGTGCTTCAACACCGCCCGCAGAACCTCGAGCCCGGACTCGACCTCGGTTCGCGTGGGCGTCCGGTTGGAGAGCCGGTCGCCCGGCTTGTGCGGGTGCCACGCGAACGTGTTCCAGAGGACAGTGCGCTCCGCCAGCCCGAGCTCGCGCAACGTGCGCCACACGATCGTTGCCGACGGCTCGCACCAGGGCCGCTCCCGCGTGGTGAGCCGAAACACCGACGTCACGCGCGGAATGGCCCCCTCAAGGATCAGCTTCTCGTTGGTGAACGGGATCCCGGAAAAGTGGCACCCCTGATACCCAGGCGCCTCGCCGAGCAGGACGACCG
The Opitutus sp. ER46 genome window above contains:
- a CDS encoding polysaccharide deacetylase family protein, yielding MKLALKVDVDTDRGTRIGVPNMLVDCQRFEVPACFLFSLGPDQTGRAITRVFRPGFFQKVSRTSVVKLYGVRTLLNGTLLPAPHIGRRNTDVMRRVRDAGFEVGIHCHNHYRWQDYVQKMPLPEIHEEFLAARTEFFRVFGTQAQTAGAPGWQSNARSRQVYDDAGLLYASDTRGAFPFFPRVEGRVFKTLEIPSTLPTFDELLGRPEYPVERIVPHYLSRLREDTLNVITVHAEIEGMGHRALFQQLLSACRERKVQFVRLDAFARELLEHRAAIPVCDQRMAEIDGRSGTVAVQVN
- a CDS encoding bifunctional UDP-4-keto-pentose/UDP-xylose synthase; amino-acid sequence: MALKVLILGANGFIGSSLTHAILKQKDWEVYGMDIGSHKLEDSLGNPRFKFVEGDVTINREWIEYHVKKCDAVLPLVAIANPIQYVKDPLRVFELDFEANLDVVRKCVKYKKRIIFPSTSEVYGMCPDRVLDETTSALVYGPIERQRWIYACSKQLLDRVIYAYGVRDGVDYTLFRPFNWIGPKLDDVLEPKEGSSRLFTQFISNVIFKKPLQLVDGGRQTRSFTFIDDGVDALLRIIENKDGRASRQIFNLGNPKNEVSVAQLAKYIIAAFKDYPEYAEHAAAAKTVVVPSGKYFGKYYQDIQKRVPSIAAVKRQLGWSPKVDLKTAIKRTLDFHLAHKDYRLE
- a CDS encoding formyltransferase; this encodes MAPRILFFGYSEVGYECLSLLLERGDNVVALITHEDNPNEKIWFKTPALAAREKGIAVYTPEKVNTPEWIERIRELQPDLILSVYYRNMISSKILALPRLGAFNMHGSLLPRYRGRAPINWAVLHGEPRIGMTLHRMVKSADAGAIVDQEGVDIGPLDTAEQAFRKVMPCARRVLARQIDALLAGTAKETPQDDTQATYFGGRKPEDGRIDWHQSTRQIFNLIRAVTDPYPGAFTDVNGTRLMVWWAEPESAAAAGMRGVPGEVLSVSPVIVATGDGAIELTRTEWRGAPRQLRVGEICGAS
- a CDS encoding DJ-1/PfpI family protein; protein product: MRRHVAILVFPEVEVLDFAGPFEVFGVADELSGHTLFHPFTIAESPSSVRARNGLQIVPTHTLESAPRPHVLIIPGGAGTRPLLKKPALLEWIRHRAETAEIVASVCTGSLVLAQAGLLKGLRATTHHENLDELAQLAPDTTVVRDQRFVDNGRILTSAGISAGIEQSLHLVSRLHSPALAEQTARYMEYSPAPLTPAK
- a CDS encoding aminopeptidase P N-terminal domain-containing protein, whose amino-acid sequence is MNTFLAERRARVGAALPLGDALLVVGSGVPVPLPEGSDQTYPFRAHSEYYYLAANEPVDAVVAFDPRDAAKGGRTDAGWELFVPEVTEGERVWEGRTQMPGRLRGEFAAWLQQRAGRPVVALGAPVAGVVANPALAENVRRAFTHARRPKDAGEIARLRRAAAATANGFNAMPGLLRAGVTERQLQIELEAGFFRGGGTRTGFGTIVGSGPNSAVLHFEPSDRAVRAGEFVLIDAGAEVDRYTADVTRTFFVGTPTGLQRDLYRLVLQAEENTIARCRPGAEWKDIHFAAARDMVMGLVEIGVMRGDPATLIEREAHFLFFPHGVGHMVGLGVRDGSGLAPGRTKDPRPSLKSLRMDLPLAPGYVVTAEPGLYFVPPLLNDPARRERYRDCINWALVDANLHIGGVRIEDDVLVTDGAPEVLTAAIPKAFTAVNA
- a CDS encoding histidine-type phosphatase → MRRFPLGGLVVAFLVILVGTLRPVRAAEPADDTELKFVLVVTRHGVRSPLPAQRTTLARYAAQPLPEWEVPPGHLTPHGKRQMTLMGEYYRARFVAEGLLSGDVARDTDRVYFRSDSDERTLATARGLGAALLPGVEIAVQARPNDGLDPLFLPVRVPLGKPDRQQAVASVLGRVGGDLNRAVQANQAAFATLQRILVGESGEVPAGRQPVLPATTTVTPGNADRLLSVGGPLYVGSAMTDVLMLEYGNGNPLERVGWGRATPERITQLMTLHSLYFELSQASSYPAQVQSSNLASHILASLEQAASGRADARAFGGPGHKVVIVVGHDTNIANLGGLLGLNWWLPGTQRNPLLPGGALVFELRERRADRQPVVRVSYVSQTLDQMRELTPLTLAQPPAIARIYVPAASGAGEHFDAPLPRFAARVRAAIDPQFVTADPN
- a CDS encoding M2 family metallopeptidase; its protein translation is MRMLRSLLAAGGLLAGSALLAAESYQERADRFLSLVNASYQALTTVDGEAQWAAVTDVSPAHDAGYEAAHKAYAAFNGNPALIKEARELLTHRAELREITWRQLDRVLLNAAEGPMTNPPLVAARIAAETAQASVLNSFEFKLKGRKVTANDIDNLLQSSTDLAERRAVWEASKESGRALKPGLIKLRDLRNGVAQEMGFNDYFALQVAGYQMSTDEMLKLNEEFMRVLRPLYLQLHTWVKYKLAAKYGQPVPKRIPAHWINNRWSQEWDGLVEAADLTPFFKDRTPEFIIKSAEQFYTGIGFKPLPASFWTKSDLYPVPAGDPRKKNTHASCWHVNLDDDVRSLMSIEANPWWFSTAHHELGHGFYFLSYSRPEVPPLLRTGANPAFHEGMGELIALASSQAPYLKSVGVLPADFKADDNAFLLSAALAPGVPFIYWSSGVMTHWEADIYAHKLPPSEWNARWWQYVRDFQGIEPPADRGEEFCDPATKTHINDTPCYYYSYAIAQVIKYQLNDYIAKNFLHQPPQSCNYAHNRQAGEFLQRIMAKGATEDWRKVLKDATGEELSTRAMVEYYAPLMQWLEKENAGRPIGWE
- a CDS encoding topoisomerase DNA-binding C4 zinc finger domain-containing protein, producing the protein MQSPSPNRSGTAVRDSRDRRPVSSPTTPASTASAAEPDRPAPAGDARARPAGRVPLPVWRLQRCVDKAHLVQDTIADFCARFVDPRSAGYDDLIQAGRRTVQHLLEAGRCSAAQCAEELAATKAARAAFHEVRLGLEEFLRERTLPYWPKESPEAQTVIAVGRARRPEESGAEAAPPPPQTPAEMAVAYSIWFEHREPAVVANALICVICQTLYLVNQHIRGLEQVYVAGGGSPSGTATPPPRPTPGAGAESPTGDSPNAPLPTGPACPRCGRPMALRTVRNGPRTGAQFWGCRGYPECLGTRQLRAPSAESAA
- a CDS encoding alpha/beta hydrolase — protein: MKLAALLACLLTLTLAARAAVQSDIEYGTAAGESLRLDACVPAGDGPFPAVILVHGGAWSAGDKSGGPSKGYMAPLHDPLTANGIAWFSINYRLAPKHPYPACIEDVETAIRWVKAHAAEFHVDPKRIAIAGESAGAHLVALAATRADDRTRVAAVVAFYGPFDLVGRYPHGAALGRTMAELIGRDSFDEKSAEILRSASPIHGIKPGLPPFLLLHGTSDSRVSLDQSLQFQQRLQQAQVPVELIKIKGGNHGMRSWDNLAPQYKQQVVDWLKRTLVR